Proteins co-encoded in one Streptomyces sp. SLBN-31 genomic window:
- a CDS encoding hydrogenase maturation protease, whose amino-acid sequence MTGSATRLLVAGVGNIFLADDAFGPEVIRALDLRPLPPEVRVRDFGIRGMDLAYELLGGYDTAVLVDAAVRGHRPGTLSLIEPEVPDGSGVAAPPEAHGMDPAKVLALAAHLGDEPLPRVLVLACEPELRPRGDEDIAPGISATVRDAVERAVTALHTMVPVLLADPTATPPLSRPDESMGPPAAGLPQPVAGGVEDR is encoded by the coding sequence ATGACAGGGTCCGCCACCCGGCTTCTGGTGGCGGGCGTGGGCAACATCTTCCTCGCCGACGACGCCTTCGGCCCCGAGGTGATCCGCGCCCTGGACCTGCGACCGCTGCCGCCCGAGGTGCGGGTGCGGGACTTCGGCATCCGCGGGATGGATCTCGCGTACGAACTGCTGGGCGGCTACGACACGGCCGTGCTCGTCGACGCGGCCGTGCGGGGTCACCGGCCGGGCACTCTGTCGCTGATCGAGCCGGAAGTCCCGGACGGCAGCGGGGTCGCCGCCCCGCCGGAGGCGCACGGCATGGATCCGGCGAAGGTGCTGGCCCTGGCCGCCCACCTCGGCGACGAGCCGCTGCCCCGCGTCCTCGTCCTCGCGTGCGAGCCCGAGCTGCGGCCGCGCGGCGACGAGGACATCGCCCCGGGCATCAGCGCGACGGTCCGTGACGCGGTCGAGCGGGCCGTCACGGCTCTGCACACCATGGTTCCGGTGCTGCTCGCCGACCCCACGGCCACGCCCCCGTTGAGCCGCCCGGACGAATCCATGGGCCCGCCCGCGGCCGGGCTCCCGCAGCCGGTGGCCGGCGGCGTCGAGGATCGGTGA
- the hypB gene encoding hydrogenase nickel incorporation protein HypB, with translation MCESMEDVTQAVLAKNDGLAAGLREELARRGVAVVNLLSSPGSGKTELLGRVLALAVERGVPVAALTADLATENDARRLARSGAPVKQLLTDGLCHLEARQLSGHVRGWLPEDTAVLFVENVGNLVCPASYDLGERLRIVLMAVTEGEDKPLKYPTAFGSAHLVVLTKTDLAEAAGFDEAAFVAHVQQVNPGVEVVRSCARDGGGVGTLLDRVLATRDGAPLHRPPLAPHPHQHVRKDSGLAAGRLS, from the coding sequence ATGTGCGAGTCCATGGAGGACGTCACCCAGGCTGTTCTGGCGAAGAACGACGGCCTGGCCGCCGGCCTGCGCGAGGAGTTGGCCCGGCGCGGGGTCGCCGTGGTCAACCTGCTGTCCAGCCCGGGCAGCGGCAAGACGGAACTGCTCGGGCGGGTGCTGGCCCTGGCGGTGGAGCGGGGTGTCCCGGTGGCCGCGCTCACCGCCGACCTGGCGACCGAGAACGACGCCCGGCGACTGGCCCGTTCAGGAGCACCGGTCAAGCAGCTTCTGACCGACGGGCTGTGCCATCTGGAGGCCCGGCAGCTCAGCGGACATGTGCGCGGCTGGCTGCCCGAGGACACCGCCGTGCTGTTCGTGGAGAACGTCGGCAACCTCGTCTGCCCGGCCTCCTACGACCTCGGCGAGCGCCTGCGGATCGTGCTCATGGCGGTGACGGAGGGGGAGGACAAGCCGCTGAAGTACCCCACGGCCTTCGGCTCCGCCCATCTGGTGGTGCTCACCAAGACCGATCTGGCCGAGGCCGCCGGTTTCGACGAGGCCGCCTTCGTCGCCCATGTGCAGCAGGTCAACCCCGGGGTGGAGGTCGTACGGTCCTGCGCCCGTGACGGCGGCGGCGTCGGCACCCTGCTGGATCGGGTGCTGGCCACGCGAGACGGGGCTCCCCTGCACCGTCCGCCGCTGGCCCCGCACCCCCACCAGCATGTGCGGAAGGATTCCGGCCTCGCGGCCGGCCGTCTCTCGTGA
- the hypF gene encoding carbamoyltransferase HypF — MTAPATQAMRCRVTVRGTVQGVGFRPFVHRLATDLALSGFVSNTASGVLIEVEGLPEGVARFCDRLATEPPPLAAVTGVGVEDLPATGAEDSFSIRTTEHSAGRTQLPPDTATCVDCLRELADPADRRHRHPFVTCTHCGPRFTIATGMPYDRALTTMTDFAMCPRCAGEYGDPADRRFHAQPVACPECGPRLRLVPADGSGLRPARDGDALAAARAVLAAGRILAVKGLGGYHLACDATDARAVDTLRARKERGGKPFAVMCADLDTVRSIAELSAAERAVLTNARRPIVLLRRHEQAAHLRLAPGVCPGSPHLGVMLPYTPVHTLLLGLPGDPPGPRVLVMTSGNRSGEPIVTDDGEALTRLDGLADAWLAHDRFIASPCDDSLLRVRADGTEQVLRRSRGYVPRPLRLPVAVRPALAVGGDLKNALCVGEGDQAWLGPHIGDMGDLTTLEAAQRAEGHMRRLSGVTPELVAADRHPGYHSSRWAGRRAAQLPHSTPVFVQHHHAHIASAMAEHGLDGTAPVIGVAFDGTGYGDDGTVWGGEILLADYTGARRLAHLSPAPLPGGDAGVANPCRLALARLWTAGMPWDCDLPCVAACSATELTLLKAQLTRGVACVATSSMGRLFDAVSSLVGVCHRAGYEAQAALELEAAAAAVRDADTSAYAFGIASGLCDPAPALGALVADLRRGTPIPLLAARFHRGVARAVAEICRWARRDTGVATVALSGGVFANALLEEECTRLLTQDGFAVLRHGEVPPNDGGLALGQLVVAAHERQEE; from the coding sequence GTGACCGCCCCGGCCACGCAGGCGATGCGCTGCCGCGTCACCGTGCGCGGCACCGTCCAGGGCGTGGGTTTCCGCCCGTTCGTGCACCGCCTGGCGACCGACCTCGCCCTGTCCGGTTTCGTGAGCAATACAGCGAGCGGTGTCCTCATCGAGGTGGAGGGACTGCCGGAGGGGGTCGCTCGCTTCTGCGACCGGCTGGCCACTGAGCCCCCTCCGCTGGCCGCCGTCACCGGCGTAGGAGTCGAGGACCTGCCCGCCACCGGCGCAGAGGACTCCTTCTCCATCCGAACGACCGAACACTCCGCAGGCCGTACCCAGCTCCCACCCGATACCGCGACCTGCGTCGACTGCCTGCGCGAACTGGCCGATCCGGCCGATCGCCGCCACCGGCACCCGTTCGTCACATGCACCCACTGCGGCCCCCGCTTCACCATCGCCACCGGGATGCCCTACGACAGGGCGCTGACCACGATGACCGACTTCGCGATGTGTCCCAGATGCGCCGGGGAGTACGGCGACCCCGCGGACCGCCGCTTTCACGCCCAGCCCGTCGCCTGCCCGGAATGCGGCCCCCGGCTGCGCCTGGTGCCCGCGGACGGCAGCGGGCTGCGCCCCGCGCGCGACGGCGACGCCCTGGCGGCCGCCCGGGCTGTTCTGGCCGCCGGACGGATCCTCGCCGTCAAGGGCCTCGGCGGCTACCACCTGGCCTGCGACGCCACTGACGCCCGGGCCGTCGACACGCTGCGTGCCCGCAAGGAGCGTGGCGGCAAACCGTTCGCGGTGATGTGCGCGGACCTCGACACCGTGCGGTCGATCGCCGAGCTCTCCGCCGCCGAACGCGCGGTCCTCACGAACGCTCGCCGCCCCATCGTCCTGCTGCGCCGGCACGAACAGGCCGCGCACCTGCGGCTCGCTCCCGGCGTGTGCCCCGGCAGCCCGCACCTCGGCGTGATGCTTCCCTACACACCCGTGCACACGCTGTTGCTGGGTCTACCCGGTGATCCGCCGGGCCCTCGTGTGCTGGTCATGACGAGCGGCAACCGCTCGGGCGAACCGATCGTCACCGACGACGGGGAGGCGCTGACCCGGCTGGACGGGCTGGCCGACGCCTGGCTCGCCCATGACCGGTTCATCGCCTCCCCGTGCGACGACTCGCTGCTGCGGGTGCGCGCCGACGGCACCGAGCAGGTGCTGCGCCGCTCCCGTGGGTACGTGCCTCGCCCTCTGCGTCTGCCGGTGGCCGTGCGGCCCGCACTCGCGGTGGGCGGCGACCTCAAGAACGCGCTGTGCGTCGGCGAGGGCGACCAGGCGTGGCTCGGCCCGCACATCGGTGACATGGGCGACCTGACCACGCTGGAGGCCGCTCAGCGGGCGGAGGGGCACATGCGGCGACTGAGTGGCGTCACCCCCGAGCTCGTCGCGGCCGACCGGCACCCCGGCTACCACTCCTCCCGCTGGGCCGGCCGCCGCGCCGCCCAACTGCCCCATTCCACGCCCGTGTTCGTCCAGCATCACCACGCACACATCGCCTCCGCGATGGCCGAGCACGGCCTCGACGGCACCGCACCCGTGATCGGCGTCGCCTTCGACGGCACGGGCTACGGCGACGACGGCACCGTCTGGGGTGGCGAGATCCTGCTCGCCGACTACACCGGCGCCCGGCGCCTCGCCCACCTCTCCCCCGCGCCGCTGCCCGGCGGCGACGCGGGGGTGGCCAACCCGTGCCGTCTGGCGCTGGCCCGGTTGTGGACCGCGGGCATGCCGTGGGACTGCGACCTGCCCTGCGTCGCCGCCTGCTCGGCCACTGAACTCACCCTTCTGAAAGCGCAGTTGACCCGCGGAGTTGCCTGCGTGGCAACCTCCAGCATGGGACGCCTCTTCGACGCGGTGTCATCCCTGGTGGGGGTGTGCCACCGCGCGGGATACGAGGCTCAGGCCGCCCTGGAACTGGAGGCCGCGGCCGCTGCGGTCCGGGACGCCGACACCTCGGCGTACGCCTTCGGTATCGCCTCCGGGCTGTGCGACCCGGCACCCGCGCTCGGCGCGCTGGTCGCCGACCTGCGTCGCGGCACACCGATCCCCCTGCTCGCGGCGCGTTTCCACCGCGGCGTCGCACGGGCCGTCGCGGAGATCTGCCGGTGGGCGCGCCGGGACACCGGTGTGGCCACCGTTGCCCTCAGCGGTGGGGTGTTCGCCAACGCGCTGCTGGAGGAGGAGTGCACGCGGCTGCTGACCCAGGACGGCTTCGCGGTGCTGCGGCACGGCGAAGTCCCCCCGAACGACGGCGGTTTGGCCCTTGGACAACTCGTGGTCGCGGCGCACGAACGACAAGAGGAGTGA
- a CDS encoding HypC/HybG/HupF family hydrogenase formation chaperone: MCLAVPGKVVAIDDSADPLTGLIDFGGVQKQACLEYVSDVQVGEYVIVHVGFALQRLDEESALASLKLFEELGLLEEEFGDAWEQAAKEAGTA, from the coding sequence ATGTGTTTGGCAGTACCCGGCAAGGTCGTCGCGATCGACGACAGTGCCGACCCGCTCACCGGGCTGATCGACTTCGGCGGTGTGCAGAAGCAGGCGTGCCTGGAGTACGTGTCGGACGTACAGGTGGGTGAGTACGTCATCGTCCACGTCGGGTTCGCGCTCCAGCGCCTGGACGAGGAATCCGCCCTGGCCTCACTGAAGCTCTTCGAGGAACTGGGCCTGCTGGAGGAGGAGTTCGGTGACGCCTGGGAGCAGGCGGCGAAGGAGGCCGGTACCGCGTGA
- the hypD gene encoding hydrogenase formation protein HypD, giving the protein MKYIDEFNDPALARRLLEEIRATVTRPWALMEVCGGQTHSIIRHGIDQLLPEQVELIHGPGCPVCVTPLEVIDKALEIASRPDVIFCSFGDMLRVPGTGRDLFRVKGEGGDVRVVYSPLDALELARRNPDREVVFFAIGFETTAPANAMAVHQARRLGLTNFSLLVSHVRVPPAVEAIMTAPACRVQGFLAAGHVCSVMGTAEYPRLAERFGVPLVVTGFEPLDILEGIRRAVRQLERGEHRVENAYPRAVREDGNPAAVRMIEEVFEVTDRNWRGIGPIPDSGWRLTEAFRAYDAEHRFQVTDIRTEEPAECRAGEVLQGLIKPTECGAFGTSCTPRTPLGATMVSSEGACAAYYLYRRMNAATPQATGAADKEMNPVG; this is encoded by the coding sequence GTGAAGTACATCGACGAGTTCAACGACCCCGCTCTGGCCCGGCGGCTGCTGGAGGAGATCCGCGCGACCGTCACCCGGCCATGGGCCCTGATGGAGGTATGCGGCGGCCAGACCCACTCCATCATCCGGCACGGCATCGACCAGCTCCTGCCCGAACAGGTGGAGTTGATTCACGGCCCTGGCTGTCCCGTGTGCGTCACCCCACTGGAGGTCATCGACAAGGCACTGGAGATCGCCTCGCGTCCCGACGTGATCTTCTGCTCCTTCGGTGACATGCTCCGGGTGCCGGGCACCGGCCGGGACCTGTTCCGCGTCAAGGGCGAGGGCGGCGACGTACGGGTGGTCTACTCACCGCTCGACGCCCTGGAGCTGGCCCGCCGCAACCCGGACCGGGAAGTGGTCTTCTTCGCCATCGGTTTCGAGACCACGGCCCCCGCCAACGCGATGGCCGTGCACCAGGCCCGCCGCCTCGGCCTGACCAACTTCAGCCTCCTGGTGTCGCACGTACGAGTGCCCCCGGCCGTCGAGGCCATCATGACGGCCCCCGCCTGCCGGGTGCAGGGCTTCCTGGCCGCCGGGCACGTGTGCAGCGTGATGGGCACGGCCGAGTACCCGCGACTCGCCGAGCGGTTCGGCGTACCGCTCGTGGTGACCGGCTTCGAGCCACTGGACATCCTCGAAGGCATCCGCCGCGCGGTGCGCCAGCTCGAGCGCGGGGAGCACCGGGTGGAGAACGCCTACCCGCGTGCCGTACGCGAGGACGGCAACCCGGCCGCCGTACGCATGATCGAGGAGGTGTTCGAGGTCACCGACCGCAACTGGCGTGGCATCGGGCCCATCCCCGACAGTGGCTGGCGGCTGACCGAGGCGTTTCGCGCGTACGACGCCGAGCACCGCTTCCAGGTCACCGACATCCGCACCGAGGAACCCGCCGAGTGCCGCGCCGGCGAAGTGCTCCAGGGGCTGATCAAGCCGACCGAGTGCGGCGCGTTCGGTACGAGCTGCACCCCGCGCACCCCGCTCGGCGCCACCATGGTCTCCAGCGAGGGCGCCTGCGCGGCGTACTACCTGTACCGCCGGATGAACGCCGCGACGCCGCAGGCCACCGGGGCCGCGGACAAGGAGATGAACCCTGTTGGCTGA
- the hypE gene encoding hydrogenase expression/formation protein HypE: protein MAELAETVDPANWTCPAPLRDQPVVVMGHGGGGALSAELMEQIFAPAYGNPTLAALADSAVLELGGARLAFSTDSYVVRPLFFPGGSLGDLAVNGTVNDLAMSGARPAYLSAAFVLEEGVELTVVERIARAMGAAAETAGVAIATGDTKVVESGHGDGVYVTTAGVGLVPDGVDIRPQRARPGDAVIVSGPIGLHGVAIMSVREGLEFGVELASDTAPLADLVASMLAVTPDIHVLRDPTRGGLAAALNEIARASATGVRLQERAIPVPDAVANACGFLGLDPLYVANEGRLVAFVPPTEAEEVLSAMRAHPQGAGAALIGECVADHPGMVVVATGLGGTRVVDLPLGEQLPRIC, encoded by the coding sequence TTGGCTGAACTCGCCGAAACCGTCGACCCCGCGAACTGGACCTGCCCCGCACCCCTGCGCGACCAGCCCGTCGTGGTCATGGGACACGGCGGCGGCGGGGCGCTGTCGGCGGAGCTGATGGAGCAGATCTTCGCCCCCGCCTACGGCAACCCCACGCTCGCCGCGCTCGCCGACTCCGCCGTCCTCGAACTGGGTGGCGCCCGGCTGGCCTTCTCCACCGACTCCTACGTGGTCCGGCCACTGTTCTTTCCCGGTGGCAGTCTCGGTGACCTCGCGGTGAACGGCACCGTCAACGACCTGGCGATGAGCGGGGCCAGGCCCGCCTACCTGTCGGCCGCTTTCGTGCTGGAAGAGGGCGTGGAGCTGACCGTCGTCGAACGGATCGCGCGCGCCATGGGTGCCGCGGCCGAGACCGCCGGGGTCGCCATCGCCACCGGCGACACCAAGGTGGTGGAGTCCGGGCACGGCGACGGCGTGTACGTCACCACCGCCGGGGTGGGGCTCGTCCCCGACGGGGTGGACATCCGCCCCCAGCGGGCGCGGCCCGGTGACGCCGTCATCGTCAGCGGGCCGATCGGCCTGCACGGAGTGGCGATCATGAGCGTCCGGGAGGGGCTGGAGTTCGGCGTCGAGCTGGCCAGCGACACCGCGCCGCTGGCGGACCTGGTCGCGTCCATGCTGGCGGTCACGCCGGACATCCATGTCCTGCGCGACCCCACCCGCGGCGGTCTGGCCGCGGCCCTCAACGAAATCGCCCGCGCCTCCGCAACCGGTGTCCGGCTGCAGGAGCGTGCCATTCCGGTGCCGGACGCGGTGGCGAACGCCTGCGGCTTCCTCGGGCTCGACCCCCTCTACGTCGCCAACGAGGGGCGGCTGGTCGCCTTCGTACCCCCGACGGAAGCGGAGGAGGTCCTTTCCGCGATGCGTGCTCACCCGCAGGGCGCCGGGGCCGCGCTGATCGGTGAGTGCGTCGCCGACCACCCCGGCATGGTCGTGGTCGCGACGGGCCTCGGCGGCACCCGGGTCGTGGACCTGCCGCTCGGTGAGCAATTGCCGCGCATCTGCTGA
- the hypA gene encoding hydrogenase maturation nickel metallochaperone HypA has translation MHELSIATAIIERADELARADGTETVSAVTVRVGELSGVVPDALDFAFEVARDGTALAAARLVVEQVPAQAYCGPCAEEFPVGMPPFFWCPRCDIPSTDLRSGRELEITGIEALR, from the coding sequence GTGCACGAACTGTCGATCGCGACCGCGATCATCGAGCGGGCCGATGAACTGGCCCGGGCGGACGGAACGGAGACCGTCTCGGCGGTGACCGTCCGGGTGGGCGAGTTGTCGGGTGTCGTCCCGGACGCCCTGGACTTCGCCTTCGAAGTGGCCCGTGACGGCACGGCCCTGGCCGCCGCCCGGCTCGTGGTCGAGCAGGTCCCCGCACAGGCCTACTGCGGCCCGTGCGCCGAGGAGTTCCCGGTGGGCATGCCCCCGTTCTTCTGGTGCCCGCGCTGCGACATACCGTCCACCGACCTGCGCAGCGGCCGGGAACTGGAGATCACCGGGATCGAGGCCCTGCGCTGA
- a CDS encoding DUF5947 family protein, whose amino-acid sequence MTTDGALARLIRSSADRSAVPEAERCDLCAAPVPDEHPHLYDTADEQVCCACGPCSVLFADGSAEQGRYRLVPRRRIRLPRVDTDALGVPVGLVFFVPRADGTVTAEGPSPAGTMRWEVDAEAWQRLASACPQLASVEPDVEALLVNTVHGNDHHWIVPVDDCYRMVAVVRREWRGLSGGGRIWPAVDRFFEDLTERP is encoded by the coding sequence GTGACCACGGACGGCGCTCTGGCCCGCCTCATCCGCTCCTCCGCCGACCGAAGCGCGGTGCCCGAGGCGGAGCGGTGTGACCTGTGCGCCGCGCCCGTGCCCGACGAGCACCCTCACCTCTACGACACCGCGGACGAGCAGGTGTGCTGCGCCTGCGGCCCGTGCTCGGTGCTGTTCGCCGACGGGAGTGCCGAGCAGGGACGCTACCGGCTCGTCCCCCGCAGGCGGATCCGCCTGCCCCGGGTGGACACTGATGCCCTGGGCGTGCCGGTCGGCCTGGTCTTCTTCGTGCCCCGGGCCGACGGCACGGTCACCGCCGAGGGCCCCAGCCCGGCCGGGACCATGCGGTGGGAAGTCGACGCGGAGGCCTGGCAGCGGCTGGCCTCGGCGTGTCCGCAGCTCGCCTCCGTGGAACCCGACGTGGAGGCACTTCTCGTGAACACCGTCCACGGCAACGACCACCACTGGATCGTCCCCGTCGACGACTGCTACCGGATGGTCGCCGTCGTACGCCGGGAATGGCGGGGCCTCTCCGGCGGCGGCCGGATCTGGCCCGCTGTCGATCGGTTCTTCGAGGACCTCACCGAGCGGCCATGA
- a CDS encoding NifU family protein, whose translation MADATTAERLADPAVESRLARLDQVLEGLESAPGPTTRSAIEAVRLLTEVYGEALARVMDHADTQLSERLADDELLGHLLVLHGVHPEPVERRAARAVERLRPAVRERGGDVEWAGVDGEVGRVRLTAGGGCGSGCGGGTNDVTAAVREAVLAVAPELTAVEPEPTTAPPAFVPLTTLTHRGTP comes from the coding sequence ATGGCTGACGCCACGACCGCCGAGCGCCTTGCGGACCCGGCCGTGGAGTCCCGGCTCGCCCGTCTGGACCAGGTTCTGGAAGGCCTCGAGTCCGCTCCGGGCCCGACCACCCGCTCCGCGATCGAGGCGGTACGGCTGCTCACCGAGGTCTACGGCGAGGCACTGGCCCGGGTGATGGATCACGCGGACACGCAGCTGTCCGAACGTCTGGCCGACGACGAGTTGCTGGGTCACCTTCTGGTGCTGCACGGGGTCCACCCGGAGCCCGTCGAGCGCCGGGCGGCCCGCGCGGTCGAGCGGCTGCGGCCGGCCGTCCGGGAACGCGGCGGCGACGTGGAGTGGGCCGGCGTGGACGGAGAGGTGGGCCGCGTGCGGCTGACGGCCGGTGGAGGCTGCGGCTCCGGATGCGGCGGCGGAACGAACGACGTGACCGCCGCGGTCCGCGAGGCGGTGCTCGCCGTCGCTCCGGAGCTGACCGCGGTGGAACCGGAGCCGACCACGGCGCCGCCGGCCTTCGTACCGCTGACCACGCTCACCCACCGAGGCACACCGTGA
- a CDS encoding nickel-dependent hydrogenase large subunit yields the protein MTTTESRPTGRKPPQLVDMSWDPITRIIGNLGIYTKIDFANREVVECHSTSSLFRGYSVFMKGKDPRDAGFITSRICGICGDNHTTCSDYAQQMAYGVKPPRLAEHIVNLGEAAEYMFDHTIFQDNLVFVDFCEAMVKATNPGVLARAERTDAPRGDIHGYRTIADIMKAFNPFEGEVYKEALKVSRVTREMFCLMEGRHVHPSTLYPGGVGTLPQPTVFTDYLSRLMRVIDFVKKAVAMNDDVFDFFYEALPGYEEVGRRRVLLGCWGAFQDPDVVDYRYENMNAWGKAMYVTPGIVVDGELVTNNLVDINLGLRIMLGSSYYEDWVNEKPFVTHDPLGNPVDMRHPWNQTTVPVPQKRDFDDKYSWVMSPRWYDRRSGDHLALDTGGGPLARLWSTALSGLVDTPYVKATGNSVRISLPKGESLPETTLEWRIPKWSNTIERDRARPYFVAYAAAMALQFLEEAMGLVRAGDTKVFENFEVPDEAIGCGFHEAVRGVLSHHLVIKDKKIANYHPYPPTPWNASPRDKFGTPGPYEDAVQGQPIFEENGPDDFKGVDIMRTVRSFDPCLPCGVHMYVGKGKTLTTLHSPTYGANHG from the coding sequence ATGACCACAACCGAGTCCCGGCCCACGGGACGCAAGCCGCCGCAGCTCGTGGACATGTCCTGGGACCCGATCACCCGCATCATCGGCAACCTGGGCATCTACACTAAGATCGACTTCGCCAACCGGGAAGTCGTGGAGTGCCACAGCACGTCGTCACTGTTCCGCGGCTACTCGGTGTTCATGAAGGGCAAGGACCCCCGCGACGCGGGCTTCATCACCTCCCGCATCTGCGGCATCTGCGGCGACAACCACACCACCTGCTCCGACTACGCCCAGCAGATGGCCTACGGGGTCAAGCCGCCGCGACTCGCCGAGCACATCGTCAACCTCGGTGAAGCGGCCGAGTACATGTTCGACCACACGATCTTCCAGGACAACCTGGTGTTCGTGGACTTCTGCGAGGCCATGGTCAAGGCCACCAACCCCGGCGTGCTCGCCCGCGCCGAGCGCACCGACGCCCCCCGCGGGGACATCCACGGCTACCGCACCATCGCCGACATCATGAAGGCCTTCAACCCCTTCGAGGGTGAGGTGTACAAGGAGGCCCTGAAGGTCAGCCGGGTCACCCGCGAGATGTTCTGCCTGATGGAGGGGCGGCACGTCCACCCCTCCACGCTGTACCCCGGCGGCGTGGGGACGCTGCCGCAGCCGACCGTCTTCACCGACTACCTCAGCCGGCTCATGCGGGTCATCGACTTCGTCAAGAAGGCCGTCGCCATGAACGACGACGTCTTCGACTTCTTCTACGAGGCGCTGCCGGGCTACGAGGAGGTCGGCCGCCGCCGCGTCCTGCTGGGCTGCTGGGGCGCCTTCCAGGACCCCGATGTCGTCGACTACCGCTACGAGAACATGAACGCCTGGGGCAAGGCGATGTACGTCACCCCCGGCATCGTCGTCGACGGCGAACTGGTCACCAACAACCTCGTCGACATCAACCTCGGACTGCGGATCATGCTCGGCAGCTCCTACTACGAGGACTGGGTCAACGAGAAGCCCTTCGTCACCCACGACCCGCTCGGCAACCCCGTCGACATGCGCCACCCCTGGAACCAGACCACTGTCCCCGTGCCGCAGAAGCGCGACTTCGACGACAAGTACAGCTGGGTGATGAGCCCGCGCTGGTACGACCGGCGCAGCGGCGACCACCTCGCCCTCGACACCGGCGGCGGCCCCCTCGCCCGTCTCTGGTCCACCGCGCTGAGCGGCCTGGTCGACACGCCGTACGTCAAGGCCACCGGCAACAGCGTGCGCATCTCGCTGCCCAAGGGCGAGTCGCTGCCGGAGACGACCCTGGAGTGGCGCATCCCGAAGTGGAGCAACACCATCGAACGGGACCGCGCCCGGCCGTACTTCGTCGCCTACGCGGCCGCCATGGCCCTGCAGTTCCTCGAAGAGGCCATGGGCCTCGTGCGGGCCGGCGACACCAAGGTGTTCGAGAACTTCGAGGTGCCCGACGAGGCGATCGGCTGCGGCTTCCACGAGGCGGTGCGTGGTGTCCTCTCCCACCACCTGGTGATCAAGGACAAGAAGATCGCCAACTACCACCCGTATCCGCCCACCCCGTGGAACGCCAGTCCCCGCGACAAGTTCGGCACCCCCGGCCCCTACGAGGACGCCGTGCAGGGCCAGCCCATCTTCGAGGAGAACGGGCCCGACGACTTCAAGGGCGTCGACATCATGCGCACCGTCCGCAGCTTCGACCCCTGTCTGCCGTGCGGAGTGCACATGTACGTCGGCAAGGGCAAGACGCTGACCACCCTGCACTCGCCGACGTACGGCGCGAACCATGGCTGA
- a CDS encoding hydrogenase expression protein HypE: MTTHSSTTEVSGEPDRAEDRQGFDEIHILWISEGMSCDGDTVSLTAADQPSIEDLVLGLIPGLPKVNLVNKVLSPSLGGEDFLAPYRAAARGELAPFILVIEGSIPNQNIIEGDGYWTSFGNDPETGEPQTLNWWIDQLAPKAWAVVAAGTCATFGGIHAMAGNPTGCMGLADYLGWDFRSQGALPVVNVPGCPIQPENFMETLIWVLYHAAGSAPPPPLDHMLRPQWLFGKTVHEGCDRGSYYEQGNFAKDYNSPKCLVKTGCWGPVVNCNVPKRGWMAGIGGCPNVGGICIGCTMPGFPDAFMPFMDEPPGGTLSSMIVKPYGAVIRRLRGFTNELVNHEPKWRHNKRKLTSGYDPYWRP; encoded by the coding sequence ATGACAACCCATAGCAGCACCACCGAGGTCAGCGGCGAACCCGACCGCGCCGAGGACCGGCAGGGCTTCGACGAGATCCACATCCTCTGGATCTCCGAGGGCATGAGCTGCGACGGCGACACCGTCTCCCTGACGGCCGCCGACCAGCCCTCCATCGAGGACCTGGTGCTCGGCCTGATCCCGGGCCTGCCGAAGGTGAACCTGGTCAACAAGGTGCTCTCGCCGAGCCTGGGCGGCGAGGACTTCCTCGCCCCCTATCGGGCGGCGGCACGCGGTGAGCTGGCCCCGTTCATCCTCGTCATCGAGGGCTCGATTCCCAACCAGAACATCATCGAGGGCGACGGCTACTGGACGTCGTTCGGCAACGACCCCGAGACCGGTGAGCCGCAGACCCTGAACTGGTGGATCGACCAACTCGCCCCCAAGGCCTGGGCGGTGGTGGCCGCCGGCACCTGTGCCACCTTCGGCGGCATCCACGCGATGGCCGGCAACCCGACCGGCTGCATGGGCCTGGCGGACTATCTGGGCTGGGACTTCAGGTCCCAGGGCGCCCTGCCCGTCGTGAACGTCCCCGGCTGCCCGATCCAGCCCGAGAACTTCATGGAGACCCTGATCTGGGTCCTCTACCACGCCGCCGGATCCGCTCCGCCGCCCCCGCTGGACCACATGCTGCGTCCGCAATGGCTGTTCGGAAAGACGGTCCACGAGGGCTGCGACCGAGGCTCGTACTACGAGCAGGGCAACTTCGCCAAGGACTACAACTCACCCAAGTGCCTCGTGAAGACGGGCTGTTGGGGGCCGGTCGTCAACTGCAACGTCCCCAAACGCGGCTGGATGGCCGGCATCGGCGGCTGCCCGAACGTCGGAGGCATCTGCATCGGTTGCACGATGCCCGGCTTCCCTGACGCGTTCATGCCGTTCATGGACGAGCCGCCCGGCGGGACGCTGTCATCGATGATCGTCAAGCCGTACGGCGCCGTCATCCGCCGCCTGCGCGGCTTCACCAACGAGCTGGTGAACCACGAACCCAAGTGGCGCCACAACAAGCGCAAGCTGACCAGCGGTTACGACCCCTACTGGCGGCCCTGA